The Rhineura floridana isolate rRhiFlo1 chromosome 8, rRhiFlo1.hap2, whole genome shotgun sequence genome includes a region encoding these proteins:
- the TXNRD1 gene encoding thioredoxin reductase 1, cytoplasmic isoform X5, with protein sequence MEPSVPVVFVQQNQIGGYDGTVKAYHKGTLHKLLEVNGQAKRASYDYDLIVIGGGSGGLAASKEAAKLGRKVLVLDFVVPTPLGTRWGLGGTCVNVGCIPKKLMHQTALLGQAIKDAPKFGWQLDEKAVNHSWDTMTEAIQNYIGSLNWGYRVSLRENSVTYESAYGEFVGPHKIKATNNKGVEKFYTAEKFLIATGERPRYLGIPGDKEYCITSDDLFSLPYCPGKTLVVGASYVALECAGFLAGLGLDVTVMVRSILLRGFDQDMANKIGEHMEEHGVKFIRKHVPSKIEQIKEGTPGLLRVTSQSTENSAETIQGEYNTVLLAIGRDSCTRKIGLEKVGVKINEKTGKIPVNDEEQTNVPYIYAIGDVLEGKLELTPVAIQAGRLLVRRLYGEAKTKCDYVNVPTTVFTPLEYGACGYSEEKAIETFGIDNIEVYHSYFWPLEWTVPSRDNNKCYAKIICNIPEKERIIGFHLLGPNAGEITQGFAAALKCGITKEQLDNTIGIHPVCAEVFTTLSVTKRSGGDIAQSGC encoded by the exons gCGTACCATAAAGGAACACTTCATAAGCTGCTTGAAGTGAATGGACAAGCAAAGAGAGCGTCTTATGACTACGACCTAATAGTCATTGGAGGGGGTTCAGGTGGACTTGCAGCTTCCAAG GAAGCTGCCAAACTTGGCAGGAAGGTCTTGGTTCTCGATTTTGTTGTCCCTACTCCTTTGGGAACAAGATGGG GTCTTGGAGGAACCTGTGTCAATGTAGGATGCATTCCAAAAAAGCTGATGCACCAGACAGCTTTGCTTGGGCAAGCCATAAAGGATGCACCCAAGTTTGGGTGGCAGTTAGATGAAAAAG CAGTAAATCACAGCTGGGATACTATGACTGAAGCAATCCAGAATTACATTGGCTCGCTAAATTGGGGCTACAGGGTGTCTCTCCGAGAGAACAGCGTCACGTATGAGAGTGCTTATGGAGAATTTGTCGGGCCGCACAAAATTAAG GCAACCAATAACAAAGGCGTAGAGAAATTCTACACTGCAGAAAAATTTCTGATTGCCACTGGAGAGAGGCCCCGTTATCTGGGCATCCCAGGAGACAAAGAGTATTGCATCACCAG TGATGATCTCTTCTCCCTGCCTTATTGCCCGGGAAAAACATTGGTGGTCGGAGCTTCCTATGTCGCCCTTGAGTGTGCAGGATTCCTTGCGGGTCTTGGTTTAGACGTGACTGTCATGGTGCGCTCCATCCTCCTGAGAGGCTTTGATCAAGATATGGCAAACAAAATAGGAGAGCACATGGAAGAACATGGTGTCAAGTTCATTAGAAAACACGTGCCTAGTAAG ATTGAACAGATCAAAGAAGGAACTCCTGGATTACTAAGAGTCACATCTCAGTCAACAGAGAACTCTGCTGAAACAATTCAAGGGGAATACAATACA GTGCTGCTGGCCATAGGAAGGGATTCATGCACAAGAAAAATTGGCTTGGAGAAAGTTGGAGTGAAGATCAATGAAAA AACAGGAAAAATCCCTGTCAATGATGAGGAGCAAACTAATGTGCCTTATATCTATGCCATTGGAGATGTGCTGGAAGGCAAACTGGAACTGACACCGGTGGCAATTCAGGCAGGAAGGCTGTTGGTACGGAGGCTTTATGGTGAAGCAAAGACAAAG TGTGACTATGTGAATGTTCCCACCACTGTATTCACTCCTTTGGAGTATGGTGCCTGTGGTTACTCAGAAGAAAAAGCTATAGAGACATTTGGGATAGACAATATTGAG GTTTACCATAGCTACTTCTGGCCACTGGAATGGACAGTCCCATCCCGGGACAACAACAAATGCTATGCAAAGATCATCTGCAATATTCCAGAGAAG GAGCGCATTATTGGTTTCCATTTGCTTGGTCCGAATGCTGGAGAAATAACCCAGGGATTTGCAGCGGCCCTAAAATGTGGAATAACAAAAGAACAATTAGACAACACGATAGGAATTCATCCAGTCTGTGCAGAG
- the TXNRD1 gene encoding thioredoxin reductase 1, cytoplasmic isoform X6 codes for MEPSVPVVFVQQNQIGGYDGTVKAYHKGTLHKLLEVNGQAKRASYDYDLIVIGGGSGGLAASKEAAKLGRKVLVLDFVVPTPLGTRWGLGGTCVNVGCIPKKLMHQTALLGQAIKDAPKFGWQLDEKVNHSWDTMTEAIQNYIGSLNWGYRVSLRENSVTYESAYGEFVGPHKIKATNNKGVEKFYTAEKFLIATGERPRYLGIPGDKEYCITSDDLFSLPYCPGKTLVVGASYVALECAGFLAGLGLDVTVMVRSILLRGFDQDMANKIGEHMEEHGVKFIRKHVPSKIEQIKEGTPGLLRVTSQSTENSAETIQGEYNTVLLAIGRDSCTRKIGLEKVGVKINEKTGKIPVNDEEQTNVPYIYAIGDVLEGKLELTPVAIQAGRLLVRRLYGEAKTKCDYVNVPTTVFTPLEYGACGYSEEKAIETFGIDNIEVYHSYFWPLEWTVPSRDNNKCYAKIICNIPEKERIIGFHLLGPNAGEITQGFAAALKCGITKEQLDNTIGIHPVCAEVFTTLSVTKRSGGDIAQSGC; via the exons gCGTACCATAAAGGAACACTTCATAAGCTGCTTGAAGTGAATGGACAAGCAAAGAGAGCGTCTTATGACTACGACCTAATAGTCATTGGAGGGGGTTCAGGTGGACTTGCAGCTTCCAAG GAAGCTGCCAAACTTGGCAGGAAGGTCTTGGTTCTCGATTTTGTTGTCCCTACTCCTTTGGGAACAAGATGGG GTCTTGGAGGAACCTGTGTCAATGTAGGATGCATTCCAAAAAAGCTGATGCACCAGACAGCTTTGCTTGGGCAAGCCATAAAGGATGCACCCAAGTTTGGGTGGCAGTTAGATGAAAAAG TAAATCACAGCTGGGATACTATGACTGAAGCAATCCAGAATTACATTGGCTCGCTAAATTGGGGCTACAGGGTGTCTCTCCGAGAGAACAGCGTCACGTATGAGAGTGCTTATGGAGAATTTGTCGGGCCGCACAAAATTAAG GCAACCAATAACAAAGGCGTAGAGAAATTCTACACTGCAGAAAAATTTCTGATTGCCACTGGAGAGAGGCCCCGTTATCTGGGCATCCCAGGAGACAAAGAGTATTGCATCACCAG TGATGATCTCTTCTCCCTGCCTTATTGCCCGGGAAAAACATTGGTGGTCGGAGCTTCCTATGTCGCCCTTGAGTGTGCAGGATTCCTTGCGGGTCTTGGTTTAGACGTGACTGTCATGGTGCGCTCCATCCTCCTGAGAGGCTTTGATCAAGATATGGCAAACAAAATAGGAGAGCACATGGAAGAACATGGTGTCAAGTTCATTAGAAAACACGTGCCTAGTAAG ATTGAACAGATCAAAGAAGGAACTCCTGGATTACTAAGAGTCACATCTCAGTCAACAGAGAACTCTGCTGAAACAATTCAAGGGGAATACAATACA GTGCTGCTGGCCATAGGAAGGGATTCATGCACAAGAAAAATTGGCTTGGAGAAAGTTGGAGTGAAGATCAATGAAAA AACAGGAAAAATCCCTGTCAATGATGAGGAGCAAACTAATGTGCCTTATATCTATGCCATTGGAGATGTGCTGGAAGGCAAACTGGAACTGACACCGGTGGCAATTCAGGCAGGAAGGCTGTTGGTACGGAGGCTTTATGGTGAAGCAAAGACAAAG TGTGACTATGTGAATGTTCCCACCACTGTATTCACTCCTTTGGAGTATGGTGCCTGTGGTTACTCAGAAGAAAAAGCTATAGAGACATTTGGGATAGACAATATTGAG GTTTACCATAGCTACTTCTGGCCACTGGAATGGACAGTCCCATCCCGGGACAACAACAAATGCTATGCAAAGATCATCTGCAATATTCCAGAGAAG GAGCGCATTATTGGTTTCCATTTGCTTGGTCCGAATGCTGGAGAAATAACCCAGGGATTTGCAGCGGCCCTAAAATGTGGAATAACAAAAGAACAATTAGACAACACGATAGGAATTCATCCAGTCTGTGCAGAG